A single window of Balaenoptera acutorostrata chromosome X, mBalAcu1.1, whole genome shotgun sequence DNA harbors:
- the LOC102997188 gene encoding glycine cleavage system H protein, mitochondrial-like, whose amino-acid sequence MALQVAHSVRAAVCSLRAISAPNAPCPPRPWGLRAGAVWALRTGPALLSGRKFTDKHEWVTTENGVGTVGISNFAQEALGDVVYCSLPEVGTKLNKQEEFGALESVKAASELYSPLSGEVTEINEALAENPGLVNKSCYEDGWLIKMTLRNPSELDELMSEEAYEKYIKSIEE is encoded by the coding sequence ATGGCGCTGCAAGTGGCGCACAGCGTGCGGGCCGCGGTCTGCAGCCTGCGCGCCATCTCTGCGCCCAACGCGCCCTGCCCGCCGCGTCCCTGGGGACTGCGGGCGGGCGCCGTCTGGGCGCTGCGCACCGGCCCCGCTCTGCTGTCCGGTCGTAAATTCACAGACAAACATGAATGGGTAACAACAGAAAACGGTGTTGGAACAGTGGGAATCAGCAATTTTGCACAGGAAGCTTTGGGAGATGTTGTTTACTGTAGTCTGCCTGAAGTTGGGACAAAATTGAACAAACAAGAGGAATTTGGTGCTTTGGAAAGTGTGAAAGCTGCTAGTGAACTCTATTCTCCTCTATCAGGAGAAGTAACTGAAATTAATGAAGCTCTAGCAGAAAATCCAGGACTTGTCAACAAATCTTGTTATGAAGATGGTTGGCTGATCAAGATGACACTCAGGAACCCTTCAGAACTAGATGAACTAATGAGTGAAGAAGCAtatgagaaatacataaaatctatTGAGGAGTGA
- the LOC103001689 gene encoding protein tyrosine phosphatase type IVA 1-like — MARMNRPAPVEVTYKNMRFLNPTNATLNKFIEELKKHGFTTIARICEATYDTTLVEEESIHVLNWPFDDGAPPSNQTVDDWLSLLKINFHEDPGCCIAVHRVAGLGRGPVLVALALIEGGMKHEDAVQLLRQKQRGAFNSKQLLYLEEYRPKMQLCFKNSNGHRNNCCFQ, encoded by the coding sequence ATGGCTCGAATGAACCGCCCAGCTCCTGTGGAAGTCACTTATAAGAACATGAGATTTCTTAATCCAACCAATGCGACCTTAAACAAATTTATAGAGGAACTTAAGAAGCATGGATTTACCACAATAGCAAGAATATGTGAAGCAACTTATGACACTACTCTTGTGGAGGAAGAAAGCATCCATGTTCTCAATTGGCCTTTTGATGATGGCGCACCACCATCTAACCAGACTGTTGATGATTGGTTAAGTCTCCTGAAAATTAACTTCCATGAAGACCCTGGTTGTTGTATTGCCGTTCATCGTGTTGCAGGCCTTGGGAGAGGTCCAGTGCTTGTCGCCCTAGCATTAATTGAAGGTGGAATGAAACATGAAGATGCAGTACAGTTGCTAAGACAAAAGCAGCGTGGAGCTTTCAACAGCAAGCAACTTTTGTATTTGGAGGAGTATCGTCCTAAAATGCAGCTGTGCTTCAAAAACTCCAATGGTCATAGGAACAACTGTTgctttcaataa